A portion of the Cryptomeria japonica chromosome 5, Sugi_1.0, whole genome shotgun sequence genome contains these proteins:
- the LOC131855864 gene encoding S-norcoclaurine synthase 1-like, translating into MVVDPSDGTSKSFSIPVVQELASQNLHSLPQRYIRTEKERPNNSTTHQLDIPIIDMGMFLRDSDLCRQKELENLGTACQQWGFFQVVNHGVPLSLLEKMKDIVREFIQLPLEEKLNYKMQENEDYGQMFVASADQTLDWADLLFLTTLPLENRKMNFWPTNPTDFKYLSIC; encoded by the exons ATGGTGGTTGATCCCTCCGATGGAACTTCAAAAAGTTTTTCAATTCCTGTTGTTCAGGAATTGGCATCTCAGAACCTACACAGCCTGCCTCAAAGGTATATCAGAACAGAGAAAGAGCGCCCAAATAACTCGACGACTCATCAATTGGATATCCCCATAATTGACATGGGCATGTTTTTGAGAGATTCGGATCTTTGCAGGCAAAAGGAATTGGAAAATCTTGGTACTGCATGCCAGCAATGGGGATTTTTTCAG GTTGTGAATCATGGAGTTCCTCTGTCTCTCTTGGAAAAAATGAAGGATATTGTCAGGGAATTCATTCAACTACCCTTGGAAGAAAAGCTCAACTACAAAATGCAAGAAAACGAAGACTATGGTCAGATGTTTGTAGCCTCAGCTGATCAAACACTTGACTGGGCAGATTTATTGTTCTTGACAACTCTACCTCTAGAGAATAGGAAAATGAATTTTTGGCCAACAAATCCAACAGATTTCAAGTACCTAAGTATTTGTTAA